Proteins co-encoded in one Candidatus Polarisedimenticolaceae bacterium genomic window:
- a CDS encoding Hsp20/alpha crystallin family protein produces the protein MASSEWDPLKDLAGIQERMNKLFESALARTNFDAEGGAGAWTPVADVYESAERLVFCLELPGLTQKEIDVRLEDDEMVVQGERAMGRGGSGEQFHRVERSYGKFVRRFRLPSHVDRDSVIASYVDGVLTISLTKTEDAGRRPIRVSIR, from the coding sequence GTGGCGTCATCCGAGTGGGACCCTTTGAAGGACCTCGCGGGGATCCAGGAGCGGATGAACAAGCTCTTCGAGAGCGCTCTCGCCCGCACGAACTTCGACGCCGAGGGCGGGGCGGGGGCCTGGACGCCGGTCGCGGACGTGTACGAGAGTGCCGAGCGGCTCGTCTTCTGCCTCGAGCTGCCGGGGCTCACCCAGAAGGAGATCGACGTCCGCCTCGAGGATGACGAGATGGTCGTCCAGGGCGAGCGGGCCATGGGCCGCGGCGGCTCGGGGGAGCAGTTCCACCGGGTCGAGCGGTCCTACGGGAAGTTCGTCCGGCGCTTCCGCCTTCCGTCCCATGTCGATCGCGATTCCGTCATCGCATCCTACGTCGACGGCGTTCTCACGATCTCGCTCACGAAGACCGAAGACGCCGGACGGCGGCCGATTCGGGTCTCCATCCGCTGA
- a CDS encoding RNA polymerase sigma factor RpoD/SigA, translating to MEDERQETRGGGSESLKKYLKEISRLPRITAEEERVLGAKIHKGDQKALRKLVEANLRFVVSYAKRYRGCGMSFLDLINEGNIGLIEAAKRYDPGKNVKFITYAVWWVRQAIIHALSDQSGAFRLPQKQANLLYRIGKAQSALRSQLQRAPTAQEVAERIEATLEEVTALLQVADDNISLSAVIDEEHEFHLSDKLEQETIPAADFVFLRQSLRRHITQALGELDDKEERVLRLRFGLDGSDPKTLKEIGEMMNLSRERIRQIEAQALDKLHRSQKCQQLRGYLN from the coding sequence ATGGAAGACGAACGCCAAGAAACCCGCGGTGGCGGCTCCGAATCCCTCAAGAAGTATCTCAAGGAGATCTCGCGGCTGCCCAGGATCACCGCCGAGGAGGAGCGAGTCCTCGGCGCGAAGATCCACAAGGGTGACCAGAAGGCCCTCCGCAAGCTCGTCGAGGCGAACCTCAGGTTCGTCGTCTCGTACGCGAAGCGCTATCGCGGCTGCGGGATGTCGTTCCTCGATCTGATCAACGAGGGGAACATCGGGCTGATCGAAGCGGCCAAGCGCTACGACCCGGGAAAGAACGTCAAGTTCATCACCTACGCGGTGTGGTGGGTGCGCCAGGCGATCATTCACGCGCTCTCCGACCAGAGCGGTGCGTTCCGACTCCCGCAGAAGCAGGCGAACCTGCTCTACCGGATCGGCAAGGCGCAATCCGCCTTGAGGAGCCAGCTCCAGCGCGCGCCGACGGCCCAGGAGGTCGCGGAGCGAATCGAGGCGACCCTGGAAGAGGTCACCGCCCTTCTTCAGGTGGCCGACGACAACATTTCCCTCTCCGCCGTCATCGACGAGGAGCACGAGTTCCATCTCTCCGACAAGCTCGAGCAGGAGACGATCCCGGCGGCGGACTTCGTCTTCCTCCGCCAGTCCCTGAGGCGCCACATCACGCAGGCGCTCGGCGAGCTCGACGACAAGGAAGAGCGGGTGCTGCGCCTCCGGTTCGGGCTCGACGGCTCGGATCCCAAGACCTTGAAGGAAATCGGCGAGATGATGAACCTCTCGCGCGAGCGCATCCGCCAGATCGAAGCCCAAGCCTTGGACAAGCTGCACCGCTCCCAGAAGTGCCAGCAGCTCCGGGGCTACCTCAACTGA
- a CDS encoding ATP-binding protein, with amino-acid sequence MSERCADCGGTGFTIRTDEAGIATAARCACAYRERGTQLLRAARIPRRYELCSFDNFDLVADELKAPLGTAKDWFESWPDRIEHGLLFQGPPGTGKTHLAVAILRDLAERKGAHVHFAEQRELLKDLQSTFDASGRSEAEVLAPVLEAEVLLLDDLGAGRTTPWAQDVMHDVLAHRYNRRLPTLMTTNRPMGDEDGVGEGLSLKDRLGDALMSRLYEMCLIVPVVAKDFRREVRHAQHRF; translated from the coding sequence GTGAGCGAACGCTGCGCCGATTGCGGGGGAACGGGCTTCACCATCCGCACCGACGAAGCCGGGATCGCCACGGCGGCGAGGTGCGCGTGCGCCTACCGTGAGCGCGGGACCCAGCTCCTGCGCGCCGCGCGGATCCCGCGCCGTTACGAGCTGTGCAGCTTCGACAACTTCGACCTCGTCGCGGACGAGCTCAAGGCGCCGCTCGGCACCGCGAAGGACTGGTTCGAGAGCTGGCCCGACCGTATCGAGCATGGGTTGCTGTTCCAGGGGCCTCCCGGCACCGGCAAGACCCATCTCGCCGTCGCGATCCTCCGAGATCTCGCCGAGCGGAAGGGCGCCCACGTTCATTTCGCCGAGCAGCGCGAGCTGCTCAAAGACCTCCAGTCGACGTTCGACGCGTCGGGGCGATCGGAGGCCGAGGTCCTGGCGCCGGTACTGGAGGCCGAAGTCCTGCTTCTGGACGATCTCGGTGCCGGGAGAACGACGCCGTGGGCTCAGGACGTCATGCACGACGTGCTCGCCCACCGCTACAACCGGCGCCTCCCGACCCTCATGACGACGAACCGCCCGATGGGCGACGAGGACGGCGTGGGCGAGGGGCTCTCGCTCAAGGACCGGCTCGGGGACGCCCTGATGTCCCGCCTCTACGAGATGTGTCTCATCGTTCCGGTCGTCGCGAAGGATTTCCGGCGCGAGGTCCGCCACGCGCAGCATCGATTCTGA
- a CDS encoding enoyl-CoA hydratase-related protein has translation MPDTYRQVTYDVKERVARITVNRPEKLNALNRETTLEIAAAARTAIDDPAAGVIVVGGAGEKAFVAGADIAEMATLTPRQAEEFAHDLNRSFETLERSPKPVIAAVNGFALGGGCELAMACHVRIASETAKFGQPEVGLGLIPGAGGTQRLPRLVGRGRALDLILTGDMIDAAEAYRIGLVTKVVPQADLAGTVAAYAAKLLAKGPLALTRALEAVISGGETALPEGLRLEASLFGLGFATEDMREGTRAFVEKRKPQFSGR, from the coding sequence ATGCCCGACACCTACCGCCAGGTCACCTACGACGTGAAGGAACGCGTCGCCCGGATCACCGTGAACCGTCCGGAGAAGCTGAACGCGCTCAACCGCGAGACGACGCTTGAGATCGCCGCCGCAGCGCGGACCGCGATCGACGATCCCGCCGCCGGGGTCATCGTCGTCGGAGGCGCGGGGGAGAAGGCGTTCGTGGCGGGGGCCGACATCGCGGAGATGGCGACCTTGACCCCGCGGCAGGCGGAGGAGTTCGCGCACGATCTGAACCGTAGCTTCGAGACCCTCGAGCGCTCGCCGAAGCCGGTGATCGCGGCGGTGAACGGCTTCGCCCTCGGCGGCGGGTGCGAGCTGGCGATGGCGTGCCACGTGCGGATCGCGTCCGAGACCGCGAAGTTCGGTCAGCCGGAGGTCGGCCTCGGACTGATCCCGGGCGCCGGCGGGACGCAGCGCCTCCCGCGCCTCGTCGGGCGCGGACGCGCACTCGACCTCATCTTGACCGGCGACATGATCGACGCCGCGGAGGCGTACCGGATCGGGCTCGTCACGAAGGTCGTCCCCCAGGCCGACCTCGCGGGCACCGTCGCGGCGTATGCCGCGAAGCTCTTGGCGAAGGGCCCGCTCGCGCTCACCCGCGCGCTCGAGGCGGTCATCTCGGGAGGGGAGACGGCGCTTCCCGAGGGCCTGCGCCTCGAGGCCTCGCTCTTCGGCCTCGGATTCGCGACCGAGGACATGCGCGAGGGCACCCGCGCGTTCGTGGAGAAGCGGAAGCCGCAGTTCTCCGGGCGGTAG
- a CDS encoding LptA/OstA family protein encodes MQRIRLLRVLLPIFLIAFIIVIGLTLRTRPTRTGLPADLAKDTRAHAEGFTFSDLVAGKRRLMVQAKVGRVDNAGRFDVEEVQRVEIERENQPPLILTAARGAGAGPQGKRTMRLEGGVTVHDDDTGLDLAIPTVEIDQVTGVVRSVGDVTITGAVWKGNASALIYSLTGQPAEIIGVHVVGVDGAELSAHRAVVEPKSQTLTLDGDVDAKQGGMTLKAPIVVLVRGPKGKIESATASSQVSGSMTSSTSGAGTFSAREARANWAPDGKVRAVSLSGGAHVQHIRGEILADRIDAQAQDDGGWALDATGQAVVTGPTQKGTGKLTASTVRAHLGGDGEIKDGVATGDVTFDGDGTSGEAAQATFSGLGSEGEVTLRGAPERRARLANARTRVVADSIESDLKGTKMTAEGRVESTLLPAASSDRSGPQTPMFATDEAVHFVSTSLESTSSGARLLFRGDVRGWQGDRTLSADEVEMIQEGQILNATGSVVTRMPRVAGKAAGEADFIQVVADKLRYGGTAHAAEYNGSVRARQVEGWLEAPRLVVALLEGGHGVHDVQAYDGVRFEYRSLGGDKGAGKGTPTQATGEGDRAVYEAGEQLLRLFGDKGPATVRNTGPSGGTTVGRVLRYHLDTGALEVESGERDRATIKTPKS; translated from the coding sequence GTGCAGCGCATTCGCCTCCTCCGCGTCCTCCTGCCGATCTTCCTCATCGCCTTCATCATCGTGATCGGTCTCACGCTGCGCACCCGGCCGACGCGCACCGGGCTCCCGGCGGACCTCGCGAAGGACACGCGCGCGCACGCGGAGGGGTTCACCTTCAGCGATCTCGTCGCCGGCAAGCGGCGCCTCATGGTCCAGGCGAAGGTCGGACGGGTCGACAACGCGGGCCGGTTCGACGTGGAGGAGGTTCAGCGCGTCGAGATCGAGCGGGAGAACCAACCGCCCCTCATCCTCACCGCGGCGCGGGGCGCCGGGGCCGGCCCTCAGGGCAAGAGGACCATGCGCCTCGAGGGCGGCGTCACCGTCCACGACGACGACACGGGGCTCGATCTCGCGATCCCGACGGTCGAGATCGACCAGGTCACCGGTGTCGTGCGCTCCGTCGGCGACGTGACGATCACCGGCGCAGTCTGGAAGGGAAACGCCTCGGCGCTCATCTACAGCCTCACCGGACAGCCGGCGGAGATCATCGGCGTCCATGTCGTGGGAGTGGACGGCGCCGAGCTGTCCGCCCATCGCGCCGTCGTCGAGCCGAAGTCGCAGACGCTGACGCTCGACGGCGACGTCGACGCGAAGCAGGGAGGGATGACGCTCAAGGCTCCGATCGTCGTCCTGGTCCGGGGACCGAAGGGAAAGATCGAGAGCGCGACGGCCTCGTCCCAGGTGAGCGGCTCGATGACGTCGTCGACGAGCGGCGCGGGGACGTTCTCCGCCCGGGAAGCGCGCGCGAACTGGGCGCCGGACGGGAAGGTGCGCGCGGTCTCGCTCTCCGGCGGCGCCCACGTCCAGCACATCCGGGGTGAGATCCTCGCCGACCGCATCGACGCGCAGGCTCAAGACGACGGAGGCTGGGCGCTCGACGCGACGGGGCAGGCGGTCGTGACCGGCCCGACGCAGAAGGGGACCGGCAAGCTGACCGCGTCCACGGTTCGCGCGCACCTCGGCGGCGACGGCGAGATCAAGGACGGCGTCGCCACGGGCGACGTCACCTTCGACGGCGACGGGACGTCGGGCGAGGCTGCGCAGGCGACATTCTCCGGGCTCGGGTCCGAGGGCGAGGTCACGCTCCGCGGCGCACCGGAGCGGCGCGCGCGTCTCGCCAACGCCCGGACGCGCGTCGTCGCCGACTCGATCGAGAGCGACCTTAAGGGCACCAAGATGACGGCGGAAGGACGCGTCGAGTCGACGCTCCTGCCGGCCGCCAGCTCGGACAGGAGCGGGCCCCAGACGCCGATGTTCGCCACCGACGAGGCGGTCCATTTCGTCTCGACGTCGCTCGAGAGCACGAGCTCCGGCGCGCGTCTCCTCTTCCGCGGCGATGTCCGCGGATGGCAGGGCGACCGAACGCTCTCCGCCGACGAGGTCGAGATGATCCAGGAAGGTCAGATCCTGAACGCCACCGGCTCGGTCGTCACGCGCATGCCCCGGGTCGCGGGGAAGGCGGCGGGCGAAGCGGACTTCATCCAGGTCGTCGCCGACAAGCTCCGTTACGGCGGCACCGCGCACGCGGCGGAGTACAACGGGTCGGTGCGCGCGAGGCAGGTCGAGGGCTGGCTCGAGGCGCCGCGTCTCGTCGTCGCCCTCCTCGAGGGCGGACACGGCGTGCACGACGTCCAGGCCTACGACGGTGTCCGCTTCGAGTACCGCTCCCTCGGGGGCGACAAGGGCGCCGGCAAGGGCACGCCGACCCAGGCGACGGGAGAAGGGGATCGCGCGGTCTACGAGGCCGGCGAGCAGCTCCTTCGCCTCTTCGGAGACAAAGGGCCCGCGACCGTGCGCAACACCGGGCCGAGCGGCGGGACGACCGTGGGACGGGTGTTACGCTACCACCTCGATACGGGTGCCTTGGAAGTCGAGTCCGGTGAGCGTGACCGAGCGACCATCAAGACCCCCAAGAGCTGA
- the lptB gene encoding LPS export ABC transporter ATP-binding protein, translated as MAERSSASVQDAARGLVGESLDKSYRGRRVVQDVSVRIAPGEVVGLLGPNGAGKTTSFYLILGLVPADAGKVVLDGRDITKSPMYQRAREGIGYLPQEASVFRRLSVEENVLAVLELQGLDAETAHERARTLLQEFGLAHVARTPGYALSGGERRRVEIARALALEPRYMLLDEPFAGIDPIAVGELQRIVTGLKSRGLGVLITDHNVRETLQIVDRAYIISQGRIFRHGTPQELAGDADVRRVYLGENFRLN; from the coding sequence ATGGCGGAGCGATCGAGCGCGAGCGTCCAGGACGCGGCGCGCGGTCTCGTCGGGGAGTCGCTGGACAAGTCCTACCGCGGGCGCCGCGTCGTCCAGGACGTGTCGGTGCGCATCGCGCCCGGCGAGGTCGTCGGCCTTCTGGGCCCGAACGGCGCCGGCAAGACGACCTCCTTCTATCTCATCCTCGGTCTCGTGCCCGCCGACGCAGGGAAGGTCGTCCTGGACGGCCGGGACATCACGAAGTCGCCGATGTATCAGCGCGCGCGGGAGGGGATCGGCTACCTGCCGCAGGAAGCCTCGGTCTTCCGGCGCCTCTCGGTGGAAGAGAACGTGCTCGCGGTGCTCGAGCTCCAGGGGCTCGACGCGGAGACCGCGCACGAGCGCGCGAGGACCCTGCTCCAGGAGTTCGGCCTCGCCCATGTGGCGCGCACTCCCGGTTACGCGCTGTCCGGCGGAGAAAGGCGCCGCGTCGAGATCGCGCGCGCGCTCGCACTCGAGCCGCGCTACATGCTGCTCGACGAGCCGTTCGCCGGAATCGACCCGATCGCCGTCGGCGAGCTGCAACGAATCGTGACGGGGCTGAAGTCGCGGGGCCTGGGCGTGCTGATCACCGATCACAATGTCCGCGAAACTTTGCAGATCGTGGATCGGGCCTATATTATCAGCCAGGGCCGAATCTTCCGACACGGAACGCCACAGGAACTCGCAGGCGATGCCGATGTGCGGCGGGTCTACCTGGGTGAGAATTTCAGGCTGAACTGA
- the rpoN gene encoding RNA polymerase factor sigma-54, whose protein sequence is MALEQKLNLRMSQRLIMTPSLQQAIKLLQMSKLELVEEIQQELNENPVLEEAADEAPPPEVREPEPAPAESSEAAPGEEAAEPQTTPEPESKDLFDDIDYESYFQDVEGSYTPRAAVETGEELPSFENTLAERPGLAEHLTWQLDMSATPGSMKDIGRAIIGNLNEDGYLRASLEEIQQMGAYDADEVRQTLALVQGFDPPGVASRDLVECLTIQLRHLGEEGSVAETIVLHHMDKLQTRRYKELAEILALPLDDVLAEIEIIKGLDPRPGQKYSVESSRYVVPDVYVVKIDDEYNVMLNEEGLPRLRISPVYRRMVERGGGADTPAEAKDYVRNKLRSAFRLIKSLEERQRTIFKVATSIVKHQREFLDFGIERMRPLVLKDVADDIGMHESTVSRVVNNKYMHTHRGLYEMRFFFHSGIASVHGGENVSSLTVKERIRKIIAGEAQGRPLSDAAIVKVLLGEGLQIARRTVAKYREELKIPSSSSRKSGLS, encoded by the coding sequence ATGGCCCTCGAACAAAAACTCAATCTCAGGATGAGCCAACGGCTCATCATGACGCCTTCGCTGCAGCAGGCGATCAAGCTCCTCCAGATGTCGAAGCTCGAGCTCGTCGAGGAGATCCAGCAGGAGCTCAACGAGAACCCGGTCCTCGAGGAAGCCGCGGACGAGGCGCCTCCACCGGAGGTCCGCGAGCCCGAGCCCGCCCCCGCCGAATCGTCCGAGGCGGCGCCGGGTGAGGAAGCGGCCGAGCCGCAGACGACGCCCGAGCCGGAGAGCAAGGACCTTTTCGACGACATCGACTACGAGTCGTACTTCCAGGATGTCGAGGGAAGCTACACGCCGCGCGCCGCGGTCGAGACGGGGGAGGAGCTGCCCTCGTTCGAGAACACGCTCGCCGAGCGGCCCGGCCTCGCGGAGCACCTGACCTGGCAGCTCGACATGAGCGCCACTCCCGGCAGCATGAAGGACATCGGCCGCGCGATCATCGGCAACCTCAACGAGGACGGCTACCTGCGCGCGAGCCTCGAAGAGATCCAGCAGATGGGCGCCTACGACGCCGACGAGGTGCGCCAGACGCTGGCGCTGGTCCAGGGGTTCGACCCGCCGGGGGTCGCCTCGCGCGACCTCGTGGAATGCCTCACGATCCAGCTCCGCCATCTCGGCGAGGAGGGCTCGGTCGCCGAGACGATCGTCCTCCACCACATGGACAAGCTCCAGACCCGGCGCTACAAGGAGCTCGCCGAGATCCTCGCGCTCCCGCTCGACGACGTGCTCGCCGAGATCGAGATCATCAAGGGCCTCGACCCGCGCCCCGGGCAGAAGTACAGCGTCGAGAGCAGCCGGTACGTCGTCCCCGACGTCTACGTCGTGAAGATCGACGACGAGTACAACGTCATGCTCAACGAAGAGGGGCTGCCGCGCCTCAGGATCAGCCCGGTCTACCGGCGCATGGTCGAGCGCGGGGGCGGCGCCGACACACCGGCCGAGGCGAAGGACTACGTCCGCAACAAGCTGCGCTCGGCGTTCCGGCTCATCAAGAGCCTTGAGGAGCGTCAGCGGACGATCTTCAAGGTCGCGACCTCGATCGTGAAGCACCAGCGCGAGTTCCTCGACTTCGGCATCGAGCGCATGCGCCCGCTCGTGCTCAAGGACGTCGCCGACGACATCGGCATGCATGAGAGCACGGTGAGCCGGGTCGTCAACAACAAGTACATGCACACCCACCGCGGCCTGTACGAGATGCGCTTCTTCTTCCACAGCGGGATCGCGTCGGTTCACGGCGGCGAGAACGTCTCGTCGCTCACCGTCAAGGAACGGATCCGGAAGATCATCGCGGGGGAGGCTCAGGGACGGCCGCTGTCCGACGCCGCGATCGTCAAGGTGTTGCTCGGCGAAGGCCTGCAGATCGCACGGCGGACGGTCGCGAAGTATCGTGAGGAGCTGAAGATTCCGTCATCGAGCTCGCGCAAGTCCGGGCTCTCCTGA